The proteins below come from a single Limosilactobacillus reuteri genomic window:
- a CDS encoding YdcF family protein: protein MIYLNLVNELICVLCWGITIRLILIRHLNSETKVTRFNTFAFVLMLLNLIVVLPIFAFLLKNLPIQSVSWLSSLVVATIDVLSTFNLILFCVFSCCTRLRKCPATVQGFLVLGAAVKHGQVPPVLATRLDKAINCWKTHQSAKIIVSGGIVQKAKESEAEVMAAYLIAHGIPARKIIRENKALNTWQNLAFASQLIKPQETVVVVTSDFHVLRARAYARKMGLNWSFISSKTPWRYCPLTFIRDYLGIIRDHWWVFCGSTLFLLLVEFILK from the coding sequence ATGATATATTTAAACTTAGTTAATGAATTAATATGTGTGTTATGCTGGGGAATTACGATTAGGCTTATTTTGATTCGTCATTTAAATAGTGAAACCAAGGTGACCAGATTCAATACGTTTGCGTTTGTTTTGATGTTGCTCAACTTGATAGTAGTGTTGCCTATTTTTGCTTTTTTACTTAAAAATTTACCGATTCAATCAGTAAGTTGGCTAAGTTCATTAGTAGTAGCAACTATTGACGTTTTAAGTACCTTTAACTTAATTTTATTTTGTGTTTTCAGTTGTTGTACCCGCCTGCGAAAATGTCCTGCTACGGTTCAGGGCTTTCTGGTTTTAGGGGCAGCTGTTAAACATGGCCAAGTCCCGCCAGTGTTAGCTACTCGCCTTGATAAAGCCATTAATTGTTGGAAAACTCATCAATCTGCAAAAATTATTGTTTCTGGGGGAATAGTACAGAAAGCAAAAGAATCTGAAGCAGAAGTCATGGCTGCTTACTTAATTGCTCACGGAATCCCAGCAAGAAAAATAATTCGCGAAAACAAGGCACTTAATACATGGCAAAATTTAGCCTTCGCTAGTCAACTCATTAAGCCGCAAGAGACGGTTGTAGTAGTAACTAGTGATTTTCATGTTCTTCGTGCGAGAGCTTATGCAAGGAAGATGGGGTTAAACTGGTCATTCATTAGTAGCAAGACTCCTTGGCGATACTGTCCATTAACTTTTATTCGTGACTATCTCGGGATCATCCGTGACCATTGGTGGGTATTTTGCGGGAGCACGCTCTTTTTACTTTTAGTTGAATTTATTTTGAAATGA
- a CDS encoding amino acid ABC transporter ATP-binding protein, translated as MDKNYKVQVKNLHKSYGSNEVLKGISLDVKPNEVVCMIGPSGSGKSTFLRCINKLEEPNSGHIYIDGYDIADPQVNINKVRENIGMVFQHFNLFPNMNVLENITLAPIQLGKMTKEEAEKDAMHYLDLVGLADKAGADPTKLSGGQKQRVAIARALAMKPDVMLFDEPTSALDPEMVGDVLEVMKRLAQEGMTMIVVTHEMGFAKQVADRVVFFHNGDIREQGTPEEIFDNPQHPDTKNFLDKVLNI; from the coding sequence ATGGATAAAAACTATAAAGTACAAGTAAAAAATCTGCACAAAAGTTATGGAAGTAATGAAGTGCTGAAGGGTATTAGCTTGGACGTAAAACCCAATGAGGTGGTTTGCATGATTGGGCCATCAGGATCGGGTAAAAGTACCTTTCTTCGTTGCATTAATAAGCTTGAAGAACCAAATAGCGGCCATATTTATATTGATGGCTACGATATTGCTGATCCGCAAGTAAATATTAATAAGGTTCGGGAAAATATCGGGATGGTTTTTCAGCACTTTAATCTCTTTCCAAATATGAATGTTTTGGAGAATATCACTTTGGCACCTATTCAACTTGGCAAGATGACCAAGGAAGAGGCAGAAAAGGACGCGATGCACTATCTTGACTTAGTTGGGCTGGCTGATAAAGCGGGGGCAGATCCAACCAAGCTGTCTGGAGGTCAAAAGCAACGGGTAGCCATCGCCCGTGCCCTTGCAATGAAACCGGATGTAATGCTCTTTGATGAACCAACGAGTGCCCTTGACCCTGAAATGGTAGGGGATGTTTTGGAAGTAATGAAACGGTTAGCGCAAGAAGGAATGACCATGATCGTGGTAACTCACGAAATGGGATTTGCTAAGCAAGTTGCTGATCGGGTGGTTTTCTTCCATAATGGTGATATTCGGGAACAAGGCACCCCAGAAGAGATTTTTGATAATCCACAACATCCAGATACGAAGAATTTCTTGGATAAAGTGCTAAATATTTAA
- the serS gene encoding serine--tRNA ligase gives MLDIKKIRQEPDFYKEKLATRGVKPEEIDEVIALDKKRRELLQQTETMKAQRNEASKKIGEAKRNGESADAAIKETRELGDKIKELDAELEVNNAELHDKMAHLPNVPHDGVPVSLTEDGAVELRRVGKVRDFDFEPKHHWDIGENLGILDFDRAGKVSGARFVYYLGLGAQLERAVYNFMLDEHMKEGYTEVLPPYIVNADSMYGTGQFPKFKEGVYQVNGEDMTLIPTAEVPLTNYYRGEVIPTEELPVYVTALTPSFRSEAGAAGRDTRGLIRMHQFNKVEMVKYTKPENSWDELEKMTANAENILKKLNLPYHVITLTTGDMSFTASETHDLELWMPAQNKYREVSSCSNCLDFQARRMHTQYRDENGKLQYVHTLNGSGLAVGRTVAAILENYQNADGSVTIPEVLVPYMHGVTKITKENAVPFRNKVNK, from the coding sequence ATGTTAGATATTAAAAAGATTCGTCAAGAACCTGATTTTTATAAGGAAAAGTTAGCTACGCGTGGTGTAAAACCAGAAGAAATTGATGAAGTTATTGCGTTAGATAAAAAGCGACGGGAATTGCTCCAACAAACTGAAACAATGAAGGCGCAACGTAATGAAGCATCAAAGAAGATTGGAGAAGCTAAGCGTAATGGTGAATCTGCCGATGCTGCCATTAAGGAAACTCGTGAACTTGGTGATAAGATCAAGGAATTGGACGCTGAACTTGAAGTAAATAATGCTGAACTCCATGATAAGATGGCTCATCTTCCGAATGTTCCTCACGATGGTGTTCCAGTTAGTTTAACGGAAGACGGTGCCGTTGAATTACGGAGAGTGGGTAAGGTTCGCGACTTTGATTTTGAGCCTAAGCATCACTGGGATATTGGTGAAAATCTTGGTATTTTAGACTTTGATCGCGCTGGTAAGGTTTCTGGTGCGCGTTTTGTCTACTACTTAGGGCTTGGTGCTCAGCTTGAACGAGCAGTTTACAACTTCATGCTTGATGAACACATGAAGGAAGGATATACCGAAGTCTTACCACCATATATCGTCAATGCTGATTCAATGTACGGTACTGGTCAATTCCCTAAGTTCAAAGAAGGAGTTTACCAAGTTAACGGTGAGGATATGACTTTGATTCCAACTGCTGAAGTTCCATTGACTAATTACTACCGTGGCGAAGTTATCCCAACTGAAGAATTACCAGTTTACGTTACTGCTTTAACACCATCATTCCGTTCTGAAGCGGGAGCAGCGGGTCGTGATACCCGAGGATTGATCCGGATGCACCAATTCAATAAGGTAGAAATGGTTAAATACACTAAGCCAGAGAACTCATGGGATGAACTTGAAAAGATGACGGCTAACGCTGAAAATATCTTGAAGAAGTTAAACTTGCCATACCATGTTATTACCTTAACTACTGGTGACATGAGCTTTACTGCATCTGAAACCCATGATCTTGAATTGTGGATGCCAGCACAAAATAAGTATCGTGAAGTTTCAAGTTGTTCAAACTGCTTGGACTTCCAGGCACGGCGGATGCACACACAATACCGGGATGAAAATGGTAAGTTACAATATGTTCACACACTTAACGGTTCTGGTTTAGCCGTTGGTCGGACAGTTGCAGCTATCTTGGAAAACTATCAAAACGCTGATGGTTCCGTAACGATTCCAGAAGTATTGGTACCATACATGCATGGTGTTACTAAGATTACTAAGGAAAATGCGGTTCCTTTCCGTAATAAAGTTAATAAATAA
- a CDS encoding ABC transporter substrate-binding protein/permease: MHSSKIKNMIITIVAVLGIVVGWQMVEPQQVSAAEPTYTFATNNTFEPFEIQDSKGGYSGKNPGIEIEMLKKIAKHEHFKYELKSMSFNGDLQALEAGQVDAVIAGMSVTDERKEKYDFSTPYYTSGVVMAVAKDSNIKSMSQLKGKTVSAKSGTSAALFLKNNQKKYGYKIRYFDSSNTMWNDVKTGNTAATFDDGPVLEYGIKEGVPLKVVTKKPIDAQPVAVGYQKGKNLELQKKMNDGIKWLKDTGQMDQIIDKYTKSDKTTKDSATDRTILGLIRANYPALLRGLWMTIELTVVGIIFAMIFGVILGVLGIAQNKFANAVSSTLIYIFRGIPMIVLAFFIYMGIPNVIGHKVPLFLAGILTLTFNEGAYIGAIVKGGFESVNIGQWEAARSLGLPYSKALIKVIAPQGFKLMIPSLVNQFIITLKDTSILSAIGVMELTQTGTVIISQNMEGFKMWLIIGTMYIIIITLLTWLSNYVQKRMA; this comes from the coding sequence ATGCATAGCAGCAAGATAAAAAATATGATCATCACCATTGTTGCAGTTCTTGGAATTGTAGTGGGGTGGCAAATGGTCGAGCCTCAGCAGGTATCTGCTGCCGAACCGACTTATACGTTTGCAACTAATAACACCTTTGAACCCTTTGAAATTCAAGATAGTAAAGGTGGGTACTCAGGAAAGAATCCTGGGATTGAAATTGAAATGCTTAAGAAAATTGCTAAGCATGAGCATTTTAAGTATGAACTGAAGTCAATGAGCTTTAATGGTGACTTACAAGCTCTTGAAGCAGGACAAGTTGATGCAGTAATTGCCGGAATGAGCGTTACTGATGAACGAAAAGAAAAGTATGATTTTTCAACACCTTACTATACTAGTGGGGTTGTTATGGCTGTTGCAAAAGATAGCAATATTAAGTCGATGAGCCAATTAAAAGGCAAAACAGTTTCAGCTAAGTCAGGAACGAGTGCGGCATTATTTTTGAAGAACAACCAAAAGAAATATGGTTACAAAATTCGCTACTTTGATTCCTCAAATACGATGTGGAACGATGTGAAGACTGGGAATACAGCAGCTACTTTTGATGATGGCCCTGTTCTTGAATACGGAATTAAAGAAGGTGTCCCACTTAAGGTTGTGACAAAGAAGCCAATTGATGCGCAACCAGTTGCCGTTGGATATCAAAAGGGCAAGAACTTAGAATTACAGAAAAAAATGAATGATGGGATCAAATGGCTAAAAGATACTGGTCAAATGGATCAAATCATTGATAAATATACTAAGAGTGACAAAACAACGAAGGACAGTGCGACTGATCGGACAATCCTGGGATTAATCCGCGCCAATTATCCTGCCTTGCTTCGTGGATTATGGATGACAATTGAATTAACCGTTGTCGGCATTATTTTTGCGATGATTTTTGGGGTAATTTTAGGTGTATTAGGTATTGCACAAAACAAATTTGCCAATGCTGTTTCTAGTACCCTGATTTATATCTTCCGTGGTATTCCAATGATTGTTTTAGCCTTCTTTATTTACATGGGGATTCCAAATGTTATTGGCCATAAAGTTCCATTATTCTTGGCAGGAATCTTAACCTTGACTTTTAACGAAGGGGCCTATATTGGAGCCATTGTTAAAGGTGGATTTGAATCCGTTAATATTGGACAGTGGGAAGCAGCGCGGAGCTTAGGGTTGCCATATAGCAAAGCCTTGATTAAGGTTATTGCTCCCCAAGGATTTAAGTTAATGATTCCTTCGTTAGTTAACCAGTTTATTATTACCTTGAAAGATACTTCAATTCTTTCCGCAATCGGTGTAATGGAACTTACACAAACGGGGACTGTTATCATTTCCCAGAACATGGAAGGATTTAAGATGTGGTTAATTATTGGGACGATGTATATCATTATCATTACCCTGTTGACTTGGTTATCAAACTACGTACAAAAGAGGATGGCTTAA
- a CDS encoding amino acid permease has translation MDEKQQQKLERSLKSRHVTMIAIGGAIGTGLFLGSGTAIHQAGPSIILSYLIVGIFCFFMMRALGELILADTSKHSFIDSVKEYLGDRMEFVAGWMYWACWLTLAMADLTATGIYLKYWFPNLPQWVGPLIIVILLMLVNMVNVGLFGELESWFSMIKVIAILALIAVGAVLLVMHGHVEGRPVTLSNLVNQGGFFSTGPMGFLMSFQMVVFAFVGIEMVGLTAGETKNPDKDIPKAINTLPVRIGLFYIGSMIAMMSIYPWFHIKTTSSPFVQVFAAIGVPGAAAILNFVVLTAAMSATNSAIFSTSRSLYSLARSGNAPKRFGELSAKAVPNHALTFSSLILFITVILNYIMPAGIFDVIAGISTITFIFTWIIILVAHIKFRQQNPKGVANFRMPGYPITSWLTIIFFLAVLVILLFIDSTRIPLILSIVIFALLAYGYGFLKKKN, from the coding sequence ATGGACGAAAAACAACAACAGAAGTTAGAACGATCGCTTAAAAGTCGTCATGTGACGATGATTGCTATTGGTGGAGCTATTGGGACCGGTCTTTTTCTTGGATCAGGAACAGCCATTCACCAAGCAGGTCCATCAATCATTCTTTCATACCTGATCGTCGGTATCTTTTGCTTCTTTATGATGCGGGCGTTAGGGGAACTTATTTTAGCTGATACTTCAAAACATTCATTTATTGATTCGGTTAAGGAATATCTTGGTGACCGAATGGAATTTGTTGCTGGATGGATGTACTGGGCATGCTGGCTAACATTAGCAATGGCAGATCTTACTGCTACTGGTATTTACTTGAAATATTGGTTCCCTAATTTACCACAATGGGTTGGTCCATTAATTATTGTTATTTTATTGATGTTAGTAAACATGGTAAACGTTGGGCTGTTTGGTGAACTAGAAAGTTGGTTCTCTATGATTAAGGTGATTGCAATTTTAGCCTTAATAGCAGTTGGCGCGGTCTTACTTGTGATGCATGGTCATGTTGAAGGACGGCCGGTAACTCTTTCAAACCTAGTTAACCAGGGGGGCTTTTTCTCTACTGGTCCGATGGGCTTCTTAATGTCTTTCCAAATGGTAGTTTTTGCCTTTGTGGGAATTGAAATGGTCGGTTTGACAGCTGGAGAAACTAAGAATCCAGATAAAGATATTCCGAAGGCGATTAATACCTTACCAGTCCGGATTGGTTTATTCTATATCGGATCAATGATTGCGATGATGTCAATTTACCCATGGTTCCATATTAAGACTACTTCTAGCCCGTTTGTTCAAGTGTTTGCAGCAATCGGTGTTCCAGGAGCAGCTGCGATTTTAAACTTTGTGGTTTTGACAGCTGCAATGTCTGCAACTAACAGTGCGATCTTTAGTACTAGTCGTTCCCTCTACTCATTAGCTCGAAGCGGGAACGCACCAAAACGTTTTGGTGAATTAAGCGCGAAGGCAGTTCCTAATCATGCATTAACTTTCTCTTCATTGATTCTTTTTATCACAGTTATCTTGAATTATATTATGCCAGCGGGAATATTCGATGTGATTGCTGGAATTTCAACAATTACCTTTATTTTTACGTGGATCATTATTTTGGTTGCACATATTAAGTTCCGACAACAAAATCCTAAGGGAGTTGCAAACTTCAGAATGCCAGGATATCCGATTACTAGTTGGTTAACAATTATTTTCTTCTTGGCAGTTCTAGTGATTTTACTCTTTATTGATTCAACACGAATTCCATTAATCCTTTCAATCGTAATTTTTGCATTGCTTGCTTATGGTTATGGATTTTTGAAGAAGAAAAATTAA